The proteins below come from a single Tsuneonella deserti genomic window:
- a CDS encoding GNAT family N-acetyltransferase encodes MSYGPGIVVRRFKREDLPAALRIQSEVYPQVLRESEDAFASKLHVAAPYSAAATIDGQLAGYLLAHGWPSHSPPSLGEILPHEQRSEILFIHDLAVGFTGRGRGIGRLLIECALELAALDGLQDAELVAVKGAASYWRRFGFNDAPCSEAMAMKLTSYGPSARWPLNEFHYGALRCSLLTARLRNG; translated from the coding sequence ATGTCTTACGGCCCCGGAATTGTCGTGCGACGCTTTAAAAGGGAGGACCTTCCGGCTGCGCTCAGGATACAGTCGGAGGTATATCCGCAAGTCTTGCGTGAGAGTGAGGACGCGTTCGCCAGCAAGCTGCATGTTGCAGCGCCCTATTCGGCGGCCGCGACCATCGACGGCCAGCTCGCCGGTTATTTGCTCGCGCATGGATGGCCAAGCCATTCGCCTCCTTCTTTAGGCGAGATCCTTCCTCACGAGCAGCGAAGCGAAATCTTGTTTATCCATGATCTGGCCGTCGGCTTTACGGGGCGCGGCCGGGGCATCGGTCGATTGCTAATCGAATGTGCATTAGAACTTGCGGCTCTCGACGGGCTGCAGGACGCCGAGCTTGTCGCGGTGAAAGGCGCAGCAAGCTACTGGCGCAGGTTCGGCTTCAACGATGCGCCCTGTTCGGAGGCAATGGCCATGAAGCTAACTTCCTACGGGCCATCAGCGCGATGGCCTCTCAATGAGTTTCACTATGGCGCGTTGCGATGCTCGCTCCTGACTGCCCGCCTAAGAAACGGTTGA
- a CDS encoding TolC family protein, whose translation MKRALPLVPALMLAIAASPGLAQTALDYRTAETAMEATPAGTVAAEADLRAAEHQAKAVAHLYRPTVIASASVIAYEKSLSLDLTGPKEQFLGGAQNYLGGLPGQYPPVYADIIALIAGRIGQALPGLLAPIPDQYDYTQRDVVVRPNVAAIMPLYTGGALEAVSDAAKAQVTLAQGGRELARGADSVRLAEVYFGAQLARQLEVSSRQTLTSAEQHLGNVRAMEREGVVPHSLTLEAVVARDAAKRANDRARRDADMAQLALARITGTANPAPSTPLFVNTTPLPPLTAWTGDVPRNGQIAMAEGAEQLAAAGERAARATMRPSVYAFGSVNAVRKQSLPVDPDWIVGATVRIPLVSAVNRRELVAAAQARREAARLRAADARTRTDGEIETTWLMADNARRAFASISSSVAAAEENLRVKQIGFREGVGTAAEVTDAQTALGLARAQRATAAYEYNLSLAALLAASGQSERFVDYAEAPDRQTVDDR comes from the coding sequence ATGAAGCGCGCCCTGCCTCTGGTGCCGGCCTTGATGCTGGCAATCGCCGCCAGTCCCGGGCTGGCGCAAACTGCGCTCGATTACCGTACAGCGGAAACCGCTATGGAGGCCACCCCGGCAGGAACGGTGGCGGCCGAGGCCGACCTGCGCGCCGCCGAGCATCAGGCCAAAGCCGTGGCTCATCTGTACCGCCCCACCGTCATCGCCTCGGCCTCGGTCATCGCCTACGAAAAATCGCTGAGCCTTGACCTCACAGGGCCCAAGGAGCAGTTCCTCGGTGGTGCCCAGAACTATCTCGGCGGGCTGCCGGGGCAGTATCCGCCGGTCTATGCCGATATTATCGCGCTGATCGCGGGGCGGATCGGCCAGGCCCTGCCCGGCCTGCTCGCGCCGATACCCGATCAGTACGACTATACCCAGCGAGACGTGGTGGTGCGGCCGAATGTCGCCGCGATCATGCCGCTGTACACCGGCGGCGCGCTGGAGGCGGTGAGCGACGCGGCCAAGGCACAGGTCACGCTGGCGCAGGGCGGGCGCGAACTGGCGCGCGGGGCGGACAGCGTGCGGCTGGCCGAAGTGTATTTTGGCGCCCAACTCGCCCGCCAGCTCGAAGTGTCGAGCCGGCAGACGCTGACCTCCGCCGAACAGCACCTGGGCAATGTCCGCGCGATGGAGCGCGAAGGGGTTGTGCCGCATTCACTCACGCTGGAAGCGGTTGTAGCTCGCGATGCCGCAAAGCGGGCAAACGATCGGGCGCGGCGCGATGCCGACATGGCCCAACTGGCGCTCGCCCGCATCACCGGCACGGCCAACCCCGCGCCATCCACCCCGCTATTCGTCAATACGACGCCGCTGCCGCCGCTGACGGCGTGGACGGGCGATGTCCCGCGCAATGGGCAGATCGCCATGGCCGAAGGCGCCGAACAGCTGGCCGCCGCCGGAGAACGCGCCGCGCGGGCGACCATGCGGCCTTCGGTCTATGCCTTCGGATCGGTCAACGCCGTGCGCAAGCAGTCGCTGCCCGTCGATCCCGACTGGATCGTCGGGGCGACGGTGCGAATCCCGCTGGTTTCGGCGGTCAACCGCCGCGAGCTTGTCGCCGCAGCGCAGGCCCGTCGCGAGGCGGCTCGTCTGCGCGCCGCCGATGCCCGCACCCGCACCGACGGTGAGATCGAAACGACCTGGCTGATGGCCGACAACGCCCGGCGCGCCTTTGCCTCGATCTCCAGCAGCGTGGCGGCGGCAGAGGAAAACCTGCGCGTCAAGCAGATCGGCTTCCGCGAAGGCGTCGGGACCGCGGCAGAAGTGACCGACGCCCAGACCGCGCTTGGCCTTGCCCGTGCCCAGCGTGCGACGGCGGCTTACGAATACAACCTTTCGCTTGCCGCGCTGCTCGCCGCCAGCGGGCAAAGCGAACGCTTCGTCGATTACGCCGAAGCGCCCGACAGGCAGACCGTCGATGACCGATAA
- a CDS encoding helix-turn-helix domain-containing protein, which produces MEPEALNAFPLFLALEPETRRALAASAVVRTIAAGDFLFREGEPARSVHVLLDGMVELSLAATRSGCSVMIFTGGDVFLPAAALFEEPYLASGRALSESRVLVMDADRLRELAKNDAGLAMELLRLVSGQWRMAVRHILDLKCRTAPERLGAFLLRLADNAVSDTDARLPISKRHLAGRVGMTAETLSRALQTLADNGLYVRGRRIIIKDRAKVEAYCGPDPYANREDATLGVNVL; this is translated from the coding sequence ATGGAGCCAGAAGCGCTCAACGCGTTTCCCCTGTTTTTGGCTCTTGAGCCTGAAACGCGAAGAGCACTCGCGGCCAGTGCAGTTGTCCGGACGATCGCCGCAGGCGACTTCCTGTTCCGGGAGGGCGAGCCTGCGCGCTCGGTCCACGTTTTGCTTGATGGAATGGTGGAATTGTCGCTCGCCGCCACGCGCAGTGGCTGCTCGGTGATGATCTTCACGGGCGGGGACGTGTTCCTGCCCGCCGCGGCGCTCTTCGAGGAGCCCTACCTGGCATCAGGCCGCGCGCTGTCCGAAAGTCGCGTTCTGGTAATGGACGCTGACCGACTGCGAGAGCTGGCGAAGAACGATGCCGGCTTGGCTATGGAACTCCTGCGCCTCGTCTCGGGTCAGTGGCGGATGGCCGTGCGCCACATACTCGACCTCAAGTGTCGAACCGCTCCGGAGCGCCTTGGTGCCTTCCTCCTTCGCCTGGCAGATAATGCTGTATCCGACACGGATGCGCGTCTTCCGATTTCCAAGCGGCATTTGGCCGGCCGGGTCGGAATGACCGCAGAGACCCTGTCACGGGCGTTGCAGACGCTGGCTGATAACGGCCTGTACGTCCGCGGACGTCGGATCATTATCAAGGATCGCGCGAAAGTTGAGGCGTACTGCGGCCCCGATCCATATGCCAACCGGGAAGACGCAACGCTCGGCGTAAATGTGCTCTGA
- a CDS encoding TetR/AcrR family transcriptional regulator: MAAAKPLRREYSQAATRTALLEAAETMILESSMPGLSLRAVCTRAGFTQGAFYSNFASREDLLLAVMERNLEERVHTLAEMTLDYRAMTFDQTMARIGAWLATVSGRREWAQMAIELRLEAVRNPALARAIAAAEQRIDGLFAERIDDLVGHFGLSPRFRSTEIVETLLVLWRGLALRDDDDNTSLPVADIFITCMRAMLGRP; encoded by the coding sequence ATGGCCGCTGCCAAACCTCTCCGTCGCGAATACTCGCAGGCGGCAACGCGAACGGCGCTGCTCGAAGCGGCCGAGACGATGATCCTTGAAAGTTCGATGCCGGGTCTGTCTCTGCGAGCGGTCTGCACTCGTGCCGGATTCACCCAGGGTGCGTTCTATTCCAATTTCGCTTCGCGTGAGGATCTGCTGCTGGCGGTAATGGAGCGCAATCTGGAAGAGCGCGTCCATACCCTTGCCGAAATGACGCTCGATTATCGCGCGATGACATTCGACCAGACCATGGCCCGGATCGGCGCGTGGCTGGCGACCGTATCCGGCCGCCGCGAATGGGCGCAGATGGCGATTGAGCTGCGGCTCGAGGCGGTGCGCAACCCGGCCCTCGCCCGCGCAATAGCCGCGGCCGAGCAGCGGATCGATGGGCTGTTTGCCGAACGGATCGACGATCTGGTCGGGCATTTCGGGCTGAGCCCACGGTTCCGATCGACCGAAATCGTCGAGACGCTGCTGGTCCTGTGGCGCGGCCTGGCGCTCCGTGATGACGACGACAACACGAGCCTTCCGGTGGCCGATATTTTCATCACCTGCATGCGCGCGATGCTGGGTCGGCCGTAA
- a CDS encoding NirD/YgiW/YdeI family stress tolerance protein: MLGDTDRPISTTKIAATVFALSAALALSGCGDTSEVQNADASVATVAKPVNGDWITIDGVIASKFPDQFILDYGTGKIDVEMDDWDKTLEGVALLPGDKVSVTGRVDNDLFEKASIEASSVYVSNLNTTFFASGADEEDLGLHPVPETTLNSGVDYTGWVTGTWDKGFSLGAGPMLVRVDTSNVKNPLVRNGISAGDRVYVWGDLAFKKGESVLEADGLMRLIDGGTVKNSGASNAAATQAASAPGTDPEKSGTPSSSTADD, translated from the coding sequence ATGCTTGGTGATACAGATCGTCCGATATCGACAACGAAAATCGCGGCCACTGTCTTTGCGCTATCCGCTGCTCTCGCTCTTTCGGGCTGCGGCGATACGTCGGAAGTTCAAAATGCCGACGCGAGCGTTGCGACAGTCGCAAAGCCCGTGAACGGTGACTGGATTACTATCGATGGGGTGATAGCATCCAAGTTCCCCGACCAGTTCATACTGGATTACGGCACCGGCAAAATCGATGTCGAGATGGACGATTGGGACAAGACTCTTGAAGGTGTTGCCCTGCTACCCGGTGACAAGGTCTCGGTTACGGGGCGCGTCGACAACGACTTGTTCGAAAAGGCGTCGATCGAGGCGAGTTCGGTTTATGTCTCGAACCTCAATACGACTTTCTTCGCCAGCGGCGCGGACGAGGAAGACCTTGGCCTGCATCCCGTACCGGAGACGACGTTGAACAGCGGGGTGGACTACACCGGTTGGGTCACAGGCACTTGGGACAAGGGCTTCTCGCTCGGGGCAGGTCCAATGCTCGTTCGTGTGGACACCAGCAACGTCAAGAACCCTCTCGTCCGCAACGGAATAAGCGCCGGCGATCGTGTCTACGTGTGGGGTGACCTGGCATTCAAGAAAGGTGAGAGTGTCCTCGAGGCCGACGGACTCATGCGGCTGATCGACGGCGGGACCGTGAAGAATTCAGGCGCGTCGAATGCAGCGGCGACGCAGGCCGCATCCGCCCCTGGAACCGATCCAGAAAAGTCTGGGACTCCTTCGTCATCGACTGCGGACGATTGA
- a CDS encoding acyl-CoA dehydrogenase family protein codes for MITLAKAIDIGEGSALEQRHVRERIARAYIADQGIALTRMRTLSALSSGRTPGPESSISKIVVAQTMQEMGRFASDLAESAGIVTGEDTVPELARFQGSYFGAAGLRIAGGTDEILKNIIAERVLGLPGEIRVDKDVPFNQVGTGKGI; via the coding sequence ATGATCACGCTGGCGAAGGCGATCGACATCGGCGAAGGCAGCGCGCTGGAGCAGCGCCACGTGCGCGAGCGGATAGCTCGCGCCTATATCGCCGACCAGGGAATCGCGCTCACCCGCATGCGCACGCTGAGTGCGCTATCCAGCGGTCGCACGCCGGGCCCCGAAAGCTCTATCTCGAAGATCGTCGTCGCGCAGACGATGCAGGAAATGGGCCGCTTCGCCAGCGATTTGGCCGAGAGCGCTGGGATCGTCACCGGCGAGGACACAGTACCTGAACTGGCTCGCTTCCAGGGCAGCTATTTTGGCGCGGCGGGACTGCGCATCGCCGGCGGCACTGACGAAATCCTCAAGAACATCATTGCCGAGCGCGTGCTCGGCCTGCCCGGTGAGATACGGGTCGATAAGGATGTCCCGTTCAACCAGGTGGGAACGGGCAAAGGAATATAG